From Streptomyces sp. NBC_00775, one genomic window encodes:
- a CDS encoding MFS transporter translates to MSSGSAVSLPGDPPGGRRAIAVWGIGVSVYFVAVIFRTSLGVAGLDAADRFHVGASALSTFSILQLLVYAGMQIPVGLLVDRLGTKRVLTIGVLLFTAGQLGFAFSSSYGMALASRGLLGCGDAMTFISVLRLGTRWFPARRGPLVAQLAGLAGMAGNLVSTLVIARLLHGVGWTAAFAGSAAAGVVVLVLLLLFLKDHPEGHEPEPFPHQGVAYVRRQIAASWREPGTRLGMWVHFTTQFPAMVFLLLWGLPFLVEAQGLSRATAGELLTLVVLSNMVVGLVYGQIVARHHAARFPLALGTVFATAVVWAFVLVYPGEHAPMWVLVMLCTVLGACGPASMIGFDFARPANPPERQGTASGITNMGGFVASMTTLLAVGVLLDATGDNYRVAFAAVFVLQAVGLSQIFRLRGEAARRERERLVASRVETVHVPV, encoded by the coding sequence ATGAGCTCGGGTTCGGCCGTGTCGCTTCCCGGAGATCCGCCCGGCGGACGGCGCGCGATCGCCGTCTGGGGCATCGGTGTCTCCGTCTACTTCGTCGCGGTCATCTTCCGTACGTCGCTGGGGGTGGCCGGACTGGACGCGGCGGACCGCTTCCACGTGGGAGCCTCCGCCCTCTCCACCTTCTCGATCCTCCAACTCCTCGTCTACGCGGGCATGCAGATACCTGTCGGCCTGCTGGTGGACCGGCTCGGCACGAAGCGTGTCCTGACGATCGGCGTCCTGCTCTTCACGGCGGGGCAACTGGGCTTCGCCTTCTCCTCCTCGTACGGCATGGCGCTCGCCTCGCGCGGGCTGCTGGGCTGCGGCGACGCGATGACGTTCATCAGCGTGCTGCGGCTGGGCACGCGGTGGTTCCCGGCGCGGCGCGGGCCCCTGGTGGCGCAGCTCGCGGGTCTTGCGGGCATGGCGGGCAACCTGGTCTCGACCCTCGTCATCGCGCGGTTGCTGCACGGGGTGGGCTGGACGGCGGCGTTCGCCGGCAGTGCGGCCGCCGGTGTCGTGGTCCTCGTACTCCTCCTCCTGTTCCTGAAGGACCACCCCGAGGGGCATGAGCCGGAGCCGTTCCCGCACCAGGGGGTCGCTTACGTGCGCCGGCAGATCGCCGCGTCGTGGCGGGAGCCCGGTACGCGGCTCGGGATGTGGGTGCACTTCACGACGCAGTTCCCGGCGATGGTGTTTCTGCTGCTGTGGGGGCTGCCGTTTCTGGTCGAGGCGCAGGGGTTGTCGCGGGCGACGGCCGGTGAGCTGCTGACGCTCGTCGTTCTCTCCAACATGGTGGTCGGACTGGTGTACGGGCAGATCGTTGCCCGGCATCATGCGGCGCGGTTTCCGCTGGCGCTCGGCACGGTGTTCGCTACGGCGGTCGTCTGGGCGTTCGTGTTGGTGTACCCCGGGGAGCATGCGCCGATGTGGGTGCTGGTGATGCTGTGCACCGTGCTCGGGGCCTGTGGCCCGGCTTCGATGATCGGGTTCGACTTCGCGCGGCCCGCGAATCCGCCGGAGCGGCAGGGCACCGCCTCCGGCATCACCAACATGGGTGGTTTCGTCGCCTCCATGACGACGCTGCTGGCTGTTGGTGTGCTGCTTGATGCGACCGGGGACAACTATCGGGTTGCCTTCGCGGCGGTGTTCGTTCTTCAGGCGGTTGGGCTGAGTCAGATCTTTCGGTTGCGGGGGGAGGCGGCTCGGAGGGAGCGGGAGCGGTTGGTGGCTTCGCGGGTGGAGACGGTGCACGTTCCCGTGTAG
- a CDS encoding dihydrolipoamide acetyltransferase family protein, which yields MTTMTENASGLREFKMPDVGEGLTEAEILKWYVQVGDTVTDGQVVCEVETAKAAVELPIPYDGVVSELRFPEGTTVDVGEVIIAVDVAGGAGAPAPQAPAAPVRTSAAPAQAPAAPAPAEEPKPEGRKPVLVGYGVAESSTKRRPRKGAEVVPAQQPEPFLAATAIQGELNGHGHGHAKQRPLAKPPVRKLAKDLGVDLTTITPSGPDGIITREDVHAAVAPAPAPVVEATPAAPVQAPARVPAPAVAYDTARETRIPVKGVRKATAAAMVGSAFTAPHVTEFVTLDVTRTMKLVEELKQDKELQGLRVNPLLLIAKALLVAIKRNPEVNASWDEANQEIVQKHYVNLGIAAATPRGLIVPNIKDAHAKTLPQLAQSLGELVSTAREGKTSPAAMQGGTVTITNVGVFGVDTGTPILNPGESAILAVGAIKLQPWVHKGKVKPRQVTTLALSFDHRLVDGELGSKVLADVAAILEQPKRLITWA from the coding sequence GTGACGACGATGACTGAGAACGCGTCGGGGCTCCGCGAGTTCAAGATGCCCGACGTGGGCGAGGGACTCACCGAGGCGGAGATCCTCAAGTGGTACGTCCAGGTCGGTGACACCGTCACCGACGGCCAGGTCGTCTGCGAGGTGGAGACGGCCAAGGCTGCGGTCGAGCTGCCCATCCCCTACGACGGTGTGGTGAGCGAACTCCGCTTCCCCGAGGGGACGACGGTGGACGTCGGCGAGGTGATCATCGCGGTGGACGTGGCCGGTGGTGCCGGTGCCCCGGCTCCGCAGGCCCCCGCAGCGCCCGTGCGGACCTCCGCGGCGCCCGCCCAGGCCCCCGCCGCGCCGGCTCCCGCCGAGGAGCCCAAGCCCGAGGGCCGCAAGCCGGTCCTCGTCGGGTACGGCGTCGCCGAGTCCTCCACGAAGCGCCGCCCCCGCAAGGGCGCCGAGGTGGTCCCCGCGCAGCAGCCCGAGCCGTTCCTCGCGGCCACCGCGATCCAGGGCGAGCTCAACGGACACGGACACGGCCACGCCAAGCAGCGCCCCCTCGCCAAGCCCCCCGTCCGCAAGCTCGCCAAGGACCTCGGGGTCGACCTGACGACGATCACCCCGTCGGGCCCGGACGGCATCATCACGCGCGAGGACGTGCACGCGGCGGTGGCACCCGCCCCGGCCCCGGTCGTGGAGGCGACCCCGGCCGCCCCTGTGCAGGCTCCCGCCCGAGTCCCGGCCCCGGCCGTCGCGTACGACACGGCACGTGAGACCCGTATCCCGGTCAAGGGTGTCCGCAAGGCCACGGCCGCCGCGATGGTCGGCTCGGCGTTCACCGCGCCGCATGTCACCGAGTTCGTGACGCTCGACGTGACGCGCACGATGAAGCTCGTGGAGGAGCTCAAGCAGGACAAGGAACTGCAGGGCCTGCGCGTGAATCCGCTCCTCCTCATCGCCAAGGCCCTGCTGGTGGCGATCAAGCGCAACCCCGAGGTCAACGCGTCCTGGGACGAGGCCAACCAGGAGATCGTCCAGAAGCACTATGTGAACCTGGGCATCGCGGCGGCGACCCCGCGTGGTCTGATCGTGCCGAACATCAAGGACGCCCACGCGAAGACACTGCCGCAACTGGCCCAGTCGCTGGGCGAGTTGGTCTCGACGGCCCGTGAGGGGAAGACGAGCCCGGCCGCGATGCAGGGCGGCACGGTGACGATCACCAACGTCGGCGTCTTCGGCGTCGACACGGGCACGCCGATCCTCAACCCCGGCGAGTCCGCGATCCTCGCGGTCGGTGCGATCAAGCTCCAGCCGTGGGTCCACAAGGGCAAGGTCAAGCCCCGCCAGGTCACCACGCTGGCGCTGTCCTTCGACCACCGCCTGGTCGACGGCGAGTTGGGCTCCAAGGTCCTCGCCGATGTGGCGGCGATCCTGGAGCAGCCGAAGCGGTTGATCACCTGGGCGTAA
- a CDS encoding D-alanyl-D-alanine carboxypeptidase family protein, with the protein MITGIKGTRFRRAAAVTVTTGAVLAAGAFGAAPAGAVATPTIAAKGGYVMNNGTATTLYKKAADTRLSTGSTTKIMTAKVVLAQSNLNLDAKVTIQKAYSDYVVANNASQAHLIVGDKVTVRQLLYGLMLPSGCDAAYALADKYGSGSTRAARVKSFIGKMNAAATSLHLTNTHFDSFDGIGNGSNYSTPRDLTKIASSAMKNSTFKTIVKTQNTKQKATTKSGGYRYYSWENTNKPLLSGYTGTIGIKTGSGPEAKYCLVFAATRNGKTVIGTVLASTSIDARTADAKKLMNYAFAK; encoded by the coding sequence TTGATTACCGGCATTAAGGGCACGCGTTTCCGCAGGGCCGCCGCTGTGACCGTCACGACCGGCGCCGTGCTGGCCGCCGGCGCCTTCGGCGCCGCACCCGCGGGCGCCGTGGCCACGCCCACGATCGCCGCCAAGGGCGGCTACGTGATGAACAACGGCACGGCCACGACCCTCTACAAGAAGGCCGCGGACACCCGGCTTTCCACCGGCTCCACCACGAAGATCATGACGGCCAAGGTGGTGCTGGCCCAGTCGAACCTCAACCTGGACGCCAAGGTCACCATCCAGAAGGCGTACAGCGACTACGTGGTCGCCAACAACGCCTCCCAGGCCCACCTGATCGTCGGTGACAAGGTCACCGTCCGCCAGCTGCTGTACGGGCTGATGCTGCCGTCCGGCTGCGACGCCGCGTACGCGCTCGCCGACAAGTACGGCTCGGGCTCGACCCGTGCCGCCCGCGTGAAGTCGTTCATCGGCAAGATGAACGCCGCCGCGACGAGCCTCCACCTGACGAACACGCACTTCGACTCGTTCGACGGCATCGGCAACGGCTCCAACTACTCGACGCCGCGCGACCTGACGAAGATCGCCAGCAGCGCCATGAAGAACTCCACGTTCAAGACGATCGTGAAGACGCAGAACACCAAGCAGAAGGCCACGACCAAGAGCGGCGGCTACCGCTACTACTCGTGGGAGAACACCAACAAGCCGCTGCTGAGCGGCTACACCGGCACGATCGGCATCAAGACCGGATCCGGCCCCGAGGCCAAGTACTGCCTCGTCTTCGCCGCGACCCGCAACGGCAAGACGGTCATCGGCACGGTGCTCGCCTCGACGTCCATCGACGCCCGCACGGCTGACGCCAAGAAGCTGATGAACTACGCCTTCGCCAAGTAA
- a CDS encoding alpha-ketoacid dehydrogenase subunit beta: MAAEKMALAKAINESLRTALDTDPKVLIMGEDVGKLGGVFRVTDGLQKDFGEDRVIDTPLAESGIVGTAIGLALRGYRPVVEIQFDGFVFPAYDQIVTQLAKMHARALGKIKLPVVIRIPYGGGIGAVEHHSESPEALFAHVAGLKVVSPSNASDAYWMMQQAIQSNDPVIFFEPKRRYWDKSEVNKDAIPGPLHKAVVAREGADLTLVAYGPMVKVCLEAAAAAQEEGKSIEVLDLRSMSPVDFDSIQASVEKTRRLVVVHEAPVFLGTGAEIAARITERCFYHLEAPVLRVGGYHAPYPPARLEDEYLPGLDRVLDAVDRSLAY, translated from the coding sequence ATGGCGGCAGAAAAGATGGCGCTGGCCAAGGCGATCAACGAGTCGCTGCGCACGGCCCTCGACACCGACCCCAAGGTCCTCATCATGGGCGAGGACGTCGGCAAGCTCGGCGGTGTCTTCCGGGTCACCGACGGGCTCCAGAAGGACTTCGGCGAGGACCGGGTCATCGACACCCCGCTCGCTGAGTCGGGCATCGTCGGCACCGCGATCGGCCTCGCCCTGCGCGGCTACCGCCCGGTGGTGGAGATCCAGTTCGACGGTTTCGTCTTCCCCGCGTACGACCAGATCGTCACGCAGCTCGCGAAGATGCACGCGCGGGCGCTCGGCAAGATCAAGCTCCCCGTCGTCATCCGCATTCCGTACGGCGGCGGCATCGGCGCGGTCGAGCACCACTCCGAGTCCCCCGAGGCGCTCTTCGCGCACGTGGCGGGCCTCAAGGTGGTCTCCCCCTCGAACGCCTCCGACGCGTACTGGATGATGCAGCAGGCCATCCAGAGCAACGACCCGGTGATCTTCTTCGAGCCGAAGCGGCGCTACTGGGACAAGTCCGAGGTCAACAAGGACGCGATTCCCGGACCGCTGCACAAGGCGGTCGTGGCCCGCGAAGGCGCCGACCTGACCCTCGTCGCGTACGGGCCGATGGTGAAGGTCTGCCTGGAGGCCGCCGCGGCCGCCCAGGAGGAGGGCAAGTCGATCGAGGTCCTCGACCTGCGCTCGATGTCCCCCGTCGACTTCGACTCCATCCAGGCCTCGGTCGAGAAGACCCGCCGCCTGGTCGTGGTGCACGAGGCCCCGGTGTTCCTCGGTACGGGCGCGGAGATCGCCGCCCGCATCACCGAGCGGTGCTTCTACCACCTGGAGGCACCCGTCCTGCGGGTCGGCGGCTATCACGCCCCGTATCCGCCGGCACGCCTGGAGGACGAGTACCTTCCGGGCCTGGACCGGGTGCTCGACGCCGTCGACCGCTCGCTGGCGTACTGA
- a CDS encoding GntR family transcriptional regulator, with translation MPSAPAAPTSAPDEPGVKQPTVKQMTLKQPPAADRVYAHVKQGVLERRYEGGTLLTEGELAEAVGVSRTPVREALLRLEVEGLIRLYPKKGALVLPVSAQEIADVVETRQLVEEHAARKAVPASPRLIARLEELLAQQKEQAAAGDLAAAAVTDRCFHAEIVRSGGNEILSRLYDQLRDRQLRMGVAVMHAHPDRITKTLTEHEEILEALRSGDAEAVVGIIHRHVSWFSNLARGEVR, from the coding sequence ATGCCCTCAGCCCCAGCCGCCCCCACCTCGGCGCCCGACGAACCGGGCGTGAAGCAGCCGACGGTGAAGCAAATGACCCTGAAGCAGCCGCCCGCCGCCGACCGCGTCTACGCGCACGTCAAGCAGGGTGTCCTGGAACGCCGTTACGAGGGCGGGACGCTGCTCACCGAGGGCGAGCTCGCCGAGGCGGTCGGAGTCTCGCGGACCCCCGTGCGCGAGGCACTGCTCCGGCTGGAGGTCGAAGGGCTGATCAGGCTCTACCCGAAGAAGGGCGCACTCGTCCTGCCCGTCTCCGCGCAGGAGATCGCGGACGTCGTCGAGACCCGCCAGCTCGTCGAGGAGCACGCGGCCCGCAAGGCCGTCCCCGCCTCACCGCGACTCATCGCGCGCCTGGAGGAGTTGCTGGCCCAGCAGAAGGAGCAGGCCGCCGCCGGAGATCTGGCGGCCGCCGCCGTCACCGACCGCTGCTTCCACGCCGAGATCGTCCGCAGCGGCGGCAACGAGATCCTCTCCCGGCTCTACGACCAGCTCCGCGACCGGCAGTTGAGGATGGGAGTCGCCGTGATGCACGCCCACCCCGACCGGATCACCAAGACGCTCACCGAGCACGAGGAGATCCTCGAAGCGCTGCGCTCCGGTGACGCGGAGGCGGTCGTCGGCATCATCCACCGGCACGTCAGCTGGTTCTCCAACCTGGCGAGGGGCGAGGTCCGATGA
- the pdhA gene encoding pyruvate dehydrogenase (acetyl-transferring) E1 component subunit alpha: MTVESTAARKPRRSAGTKSAASAGAKRTSPAAKKSPGTTGAEPELVQLLTPEGERVKDATYDPYVADITPDELRGLYRDMVLSRRFDAEATSLQRQGELGLWASMLGQEAAQIGSGRATRDDDYVFPTYREHGVAWCRGVDPTNLLGMFRGVNNGGWDPNTNNFHLYTIVIGSQTLHATGYAMGITKDGADSAVIAYFGDGASSQGDVAESFTFSAVYNAPVVFFCQNNQWAISEPTEKQTRVPLYQRAQGFGFPGVRVDGNDVLACLAVTKWALERARSGEGPTLVEAYTYRMGAHTTSDDPTKYRADEERESWEAKDPILRLRTYLEASNHADEGFFAELEAESEALGKRVREVVRAMPDPDHFAIFENVYADGHALVDEERAQFAAYQASFADEGEGK; encoded by the coding sequence GTGACCGTGGAGAGCACTGCCGCGCGCAAGCCGCGACGCAGCGCCGGTACGAAGAGCGCCGCGAGCGCTGGTGCCAAGCGCACCAGCCCGGCCGCCAAGAAGTCGCCGGGTACGACGGGCGCCGAGCCCGAGCTCGTTCAGCTGCTGACCCCGGAAGGCGAGCGGGTCAAGGACGCGACGTACGACCCGTACGTCGCCGACATCACCCCCGACGAGCTGCGCGGTCTGTACCGGGACATGGTGCTGAGCCGTCGCTTCGACGCCGAGGCCACCTCCCTGCAGCGCCAGGGCGAGCTGGGCCTGTGGGCCTCGATGCTGGGCCAGGAGGCCGCCCAGATCGGTTCGGGCCGGGCCACCCGCGACGACGACTACGTCTTCCCGACCTACCGCGAGCACGGCGTCGCCTGGTGCCGTGGGGTCGACCCGACCAACCTGCTCGGCATGTTCCGCGGTGTGAACAACGGCGGCTGGGACCCGAACACCAACAACTTCCACCTGTACACGATCGTCATCGGTTCGCAGACGCTGCACGCCACCGGCTATGCCATGGGCATCACCAAGGACGGCGCCGACTCGGCCGTGATCGCGTACTTCGGAGACGGCGCCTCCAGCCAGGGTGACGTCGCCGAATCGTTCACGTTCTCCGCGGTCTACAACGCCCCCGTCGTGTTCTTCTGCCAGAACAACCAGTGGGCCATCTCCGAGCCGACCGAGAAGCAGACCCGCGTCCCGCTCTACCAGCGTGCGCAGGGCTTCGGCTTCCCGGGCGTCCGCGTCGACGGCAACGACGTCCTCGCCTGCCTCGCCGTCACCAAGTGGGCCCTTGAGCGGGCCCGCAGCGGCGAGGGCCCCACCCTCGTGGAGGCGTACACCTACCGCATGGGCGCGCACACCACCTCCGACGACCCGACCAAGTACCGGGCCGACGAGGAGCGCGAATCCTGGGAGGCGAAGGACCCGATCCTGCGCCTGCGCACCTATCTCGAAGCCTCAAACCACGCGGACGAGGGATTCTTCGCGGAACTCGAGGCCGAGAGCGAGGCGTTGGGCAAACGAGTACGCGAAGTCGTCCGTGCCATGCCGGACCCGGACCACTTCGCCATTTTCGAGAACGTGTACGCGGACGGGCACGCGCTCGTCGACGAGGAGCGGGCCCAGTTCGCCGCCTACCAGGCGTCGTTCGCGGATGAAGGGGAGGGCAAGTAG